TAAGGACTTCAACTCTTACGGCTCGCGTCGTGGAAACCACGAGGTCATGATCCGCGGAACGTTTGCCAACATCCGCCTCCGCAACCAGTTGCTCAACGACGTTGAGGGTGGCTACACCCGCGACTTCTCGCAGGCAGACGGCCCTCAGTCGTTCATCTACGACGCCTCGCAGAACTACCAGGCGGCCGGAACGCCCCTCGTGGTGCTCGGTGGCAAGGAGTACGGTTCTGGCTCGTCGCGTGACTGGGCTGCTAAGGGAACAAGCCTGCTCGGTGTCCGCGCCGTGATTACCGAGAGCTTCGAGCGTATCCACCGCTCGAACCTCATCGGAATGGGTGTGCTTCCGCTGCAGTTCCCCGTTGGCGAAAGCGCCGACTCGCTTGGGCTCGATGGCACCGAGGTCTTCGAGATCACCGGTGTTGAGCAGCTCAACGAGGGCGTAACGCCAAAGACGGTCCGTGTTGTTGCATCGCCAAGCGAGTTCTCGGGTGCCGGCAAGGCTCCGGTCGAGTTCGACGCGGTTGTCCGCATCGACACGCCTGGTGAGGCCGACTACTACCGCAACGGCGGAATCCTGCAGTACGTACTGCGTTCGCTCGTCTAGCACCAATGCCCCTCGCGGGGCGCAAACTTCCTCGTGGGGTGCGATTATTCGCACCCCACGAGCGAAGATGCGCCCCGCGAGGGGTTTTTTGTGTCCTGGGAGTTTGCACAGGTGGGGCGTATGACCGGGCAGAAGCGCGCAGAAGCGAGTATCCTGGAAGCTTGATCATTGGTCGATCGGCGGGGGTTAACCCTAAAACCGTCCGCGAGTCGTAAACTCGCACGTGGGCATAGCTGTCCGATTTACCAGGCCTGGTCAGATGTGACCGGGTCGAACGTACCGAGGAGGACGAGTGAGCTTGCTGCAGAGGATAAGCGGACCACGCGATCTTGATCAGCTCTCTCTTGACGAGCTTGAGCAGCTCGCCGCGGAGATCCGTGAATTTCTGATCACCGAGGTCGCCAAGAGCGGTGGTCACCTAGGCCCAAACCTTGGCGTGGTCGAGACCACCATCGCGTTGCATCGTGTGTTCAACTCACCCAATGACCCCATCGTCTTTGACACCGGCCACCAGTCGTACGTGCATAAGCTCCTCACCGGTCGCCAAGACTTCTCTCGCCTCCGCCTTCGTGGCGGCCTCGCCGGGTATCCGCAGCGCAGCGAGTCACCTCACGACATCGTTGAGAGCTCACACGCCTCCAGTTCGCTGAGCTGGGCCGACGGCATCTCCCGAGCCTTTGCCCAGACGGGTCAGGATGACCGTTATGTGGTCGCTGTTGTTGGCGACGGTGCCCTCACCGGCGGCATGACCTGGGAAGCGCTCAACAACATTAGCGACGATAACGCGCGCAACCTCGTGATTGTGGTCAACGATAATGGCCGATCCTACGCGCCAACCATCGGCGGGATGGCCCGATTCCTGAACGGCGTGCGCACGCAGCGCACCTACCGCGATCTGCAGCGTAGTAGCGAAAAGGCGTTCAACCGCATGGGTAAGGCAGGCCGTTCGCTGTATCGCGGTGTCAGGGGCGGCATGCACGGCTTCTTGAGCCGCTTCACCGACAACGAGTCGCTGTATTCAAACCTTGATATCAAGTACGTTGGCCCGGTTGATGGCCACGATATCCGAGCGATGGAAGAGGCGCTGAAGCAGGCCAAGCACTACGGCCAGCCGGTGATCGTGCACGTGATTACCGAGAAGGGGCGTGGTTATGAGCCGGCTCGCCTCGACGAGGCGGACCAGTTCCACGCGGTTGGAAAGATTGACCCCAGCAGCGGACTTCCAATTGGTTCGTCACAGGGGCAATCCTGGACATCCGTCTTCAGCGACGAGATCGTGTCGATTGCCGAGCAGAATAAGCGCGTTATCGGCATCACTGCGGCTATGCTGCGGCCAACGGGGCTGCACGCCTTTGCCGAACGATTCCCAGACCGCGTCTACGACGTTGGCATCGCCGAGCAGCACGCGGTAACAAGCGCTGCTGGGCTTGCCTACGGCGGGTTGCACCCTGTTGTTGCCATGTATGCGACGTTCATGAACCGGGCGTTTGACCAGGTGCTTATGGATGTGGCGCTTCACAAGGCTGGCGTCACGTTTGTCCTTGATCGAGCTGGTGTGACTGGCCCAGACGGCCCAAGTCACCACGGTGTGTGGGACCTCGCAATTTTGCAGGTTGTGCCGGGCATCCGCATCGCATCACCCCGAGACGCGGTTCGCTTGCGCGAGGTGCTTGGTGAGGCGGTCGCCGTTGACAACGCGCCCACCGTCATCCGTTTCCCAAAGGGAACGGCGCAGGCTGAGTTGCCGGCCATTCGACGCACGAGCGATGGTGTCGACGTACTGCACGAAGACGCGAAGCGCGATGTGTTGCTTGTCTCGGTTGGTTCGATGGCAGCTGTTGCCCTCGATGTTGCGGCGCGATTGGCGGATCAGGGCATCGGCTCCACGGCTATCGACCCGCGGTGGGTTGTGCCGGTTGCTGATAGTGTCATTGAGCTCGCGGCCCAGCACAGGCTTGTGATCAGCATCGAAGACGGCGTCAGGGTTGGCGGAATTGGCACCCGGATTCGCCAAGATCTTCGTCGTGCAGGCGTCGATACCGCGGTGACCGAGCTTGGCCTCCCCGACGAGTTCCTCGACCATGCAACCCGTGAAGAGATTCTTGAAGATGCCGGTCTCACCGCCCAGCAGATCGCGCGCGACGTCGTTGCACAGGTACTTGGCAGCAAGATCCCTGTGGCCCGCCCGCTGCCCGGTGAGGTGCCAACAACGACGGCCACAATCGGTATCCATAAGGAAGCGTAGCTTCGCTGTTGGCCTCGGCTGACGCGGTAGTTGTGTGGCCGATACGTGTCGAATCGCACGGCGCTTGACCTAGAGTGCGCTCTAAGGTTTATCGTTGCGATATGAGCATCACACAGGCAGGGCTGTCCATCTCGAAGATGGCTGAGGCGACCGGCGTTTCCGCCCACACCCTTCGGTACTACGAGCGGGAAGGGCTGCTGCTGTACTCGATTGGCCGCGCTCAATCGACGCACCGGCAGTATCACGAGCAGGACGTCGCCTGGGTCATCTTTCTGACCAAGCTTCGGTCAACGGGTATGTCGATCGCGCAGATCCGAACGTACACGGAGCTTGCCCGTCAGGGCGAGGGGACGCAAGCCGCCAGGCTCCAGCTCCTCGTTGAGCACCGGGCAATTGTGAGCGCTCATCTGGCAGAGACTCAGGCGAGTCTCGCGGCAATCGAATACAAGATTGACGTTTACGCACGGAAGGTTGCAACTCAATGAAACATATCAAGCTTGGCTCGCAGGGGCTAGAGGTCGCCCGCATCGGTCTCGGATGCATGGGCATGTCTGCGTTTTATACGGGCAGCGGGCAGAATGAGGCCGAATCGCTGCGCACCATCCACCGGGCAATCGATCTTGGTGTGACGCTGTTTGACACTGCTGAGATGTACGGGCCACACACCAATGAGGTCCTCCTGGGCCGTGCGCTCAATGACCGCCGCGACGAGGTCACGATCGCCACAAAGTTTGGCATTGTTCCGAACAATGGCGCCAGCGGGCGTGGATACGATGGATCGCCTGCCAACGTGCGCCGTTCGATCGAGGGATCGTTGCAGCGCCTCGGTGTAGATGCCGTTGACCTGTACTACCTCCACCGCGTTGACCCCAGCACTCCCATTGAGGACACCGTTGGTGCAATGGGAGAGCTCGTGGCCGAGGGCAAGGTCAAATACCTTGGGCTTTCGGAGGCCGCACCTGAGACCATCCGTCGCGCGCATGCGACGCATCCACTCACCGCAGTGCAAACAGAGTACTCGCTCTGGACGCGCGACCCCGAGGCAGAGGTGTTGCCAACGGTTCGCGAACTAGGCATCGGTTTTGTGCCGTATTCGCCGCTCGGCAGGGGATTCCTGACCGGCGCCATTCGTTCCGTTGATCAGCTCGACGAGAATGACTTCCGCCGGTTCAACCCACGGTTTGAGGGCGATAGCCTGCAGGCAAACATCCGCATTGTCGAGCAGGTTGAGGCCGTCGCGCAGCAGGTTGACGCAATGCCCGGTCAGGTGGCTCTTGCGTGGCTTCTTGCGCAGGGGGAGGACATCGCGCCAATCCCTGGCACTAAGCAGGTCAGGTACCTTGAGCAAAATGTCGCGGCTGACGCCGTCACCCTCACCCCAGACCAGCTGGCCGCACTCAACGCGGTCGCGGCCCCGGTCGGCGAACGGTACCCAGATATGTCATCCATCAACCGCTAGCCAACCGCGCCGCGCAACATAGAAATCCAACCGCGAGTGCCCTCAATTCGACCAAAAATCGCAGATTTGGATCGGATCAAGGGCACTCGCGGCTTGAATCAGGCGGAGCGGTGGCTAGTGGATGCCTCGGATGGGCGGGTTGTGGAACGTCGCGCCGAATACGCGCTCGCTCGCGCCAACGCGGTCGAGGTACGGGGTTGCTCCACCCATTTGGAACGGCCACCCGGCGCCCATGATCATGCAGAGGTCGATGTCTTCAGCAGCGTGCACAACGTCGTCTTCGAGCATCCGGTGGATTTCGTCGGCGAGGCCGTCCTGCACCCGTGTGAGGATCTCGTCGCCGGTGAGGGCCGTGTTACCGGCGAGCGGACTGTTCCACTCGGTCACACCACCTTTTGCCACGATTTTGAGGGCGCCCTTGTCGATGCCCTTGATCTTGCCCTTGCCGTCACGCTCGAGAATCTTGCCGTATTCGGCGAGCTTGTGCAGGTTTTCGCTGCGGTAGAACCGGTCGGGGAATGCGGCGTGATGCGTGTCGAGCACGTGGGCGCCAACTTTCAGCCCAACGAGCTCAAGCAGCTCGAACGGCGTCATCGGTAGCCCAAACGAGTCGAGGGCATGGTCAACAACCTCAAACGGTGTGCCGTTGTCGATTGCGTGCATCGCTTCGCCAAGGAGCTTGGCGAGCACCCTGTTCACAACGAAGCCCGGAGTGTCGCGCGTGATGACGGCGGTTTTCCTGAGCTTCTTTGCGATCACCATGGCGGTCGACAGTGACTCTTCGTTTGTCTGCGGCGTGTTCACAACCTCAATGAGCGGCATGACCGCAACGGGGTTGAAGAAGTGGAAACCAACGAGGCGCTCAGGGTGCTTGAGCTTCGCGCCGATCTGTTCAACCGACAGCGAACTCGTGTTGGTGGCGAGGATGGCCTCTGGGGAGATGTACTGCTCGACATCGGCGAAGACGTTCTGCTTGATCTCGAGCTCTTCGAAGACCGCTTCGATTACCCAATCGCAGTCGGCGAAGTCGGCCTTATCCGTTGTGCCGGTGACGAGCGCAGAAAGTCGGTTGCGCTCGTCGGGGGAGATACGACCCTTTGCCGCGAGCTTGTCGATTTCTTCGTTAATGTAGGCGAGGCCCTTATCGACGCGACCCTGGTCGAGGTCGGCGATCACAACGGGCACTCGTAGGCGACGAACGAAGAGCAGCGCAAACTGGCTCGCCATGAGGCCGGCGCCGATGACGCCAACCTTCGTGATCTTGTGGGCGAGCGCAGCATCCGGTGCGCCAGCTGGCCGCTTAGCCCGCTTCTGCACGAGGTTGAACGCGTACATGCTCGCGTGGAACTGGTCGCCAGTCATGAGCTCGGTGAGCGCTTCGTCCTCGCGCTCGAAGCCCTTGACACGGTCGTTGTCCTTGGCCGCCTTGAGCAGCTCAAGCGCCTTATACGGGGACTTAGCTACGGTGCCAATTCGTGACTCAAGCTGGCCCTTCGCAACCTTGATCGCGATATCCCACTTGCCAATCCGTTCGAGCTTGCCTGGCTCATTTGGCCTGGTTACCTTGACGGTGCCGGAGAGAACGCCATCGGCCCACCGCAGCGAATCCTCGAGGAAGTTGACTGAATCGAACATTGCGTCGGCAATACCGAGTTCGAGCACCTCAGCGCCCTTGAGCATTCGGTTATTTTTGAGCGGGTTTGAGATGACCACGTTCAGCGCGTTCTCAATACCGATGAGGTTCGGCAGGATGGTCGCCCCGCCCCACCCGGGGATCAACCCGAGGAAGACCTCTGGCAGGCCGAGCGCTGGGATGTTCTTGTCTACCGTGCGGTAGTCGGCGTTCAGCGCGATCTCGGTGCCGCCGCCGAGGGCGAGGCCGTTGATGAACACAAACGACGGCACTCCGAGGTGTGAAAGCTTGCCGAGCACGAAGTGCCCAAGCTGACCCATCTGCAGGGCGGTCTCTCGGTCGGAGAGCTCGCTGACTTTGCTGAGATCGGCCCCTGCAGCGAGGAAATACGGTTTGCCGGTGACAGCGACACCCTGGATTTCGCCAGCCTTCACCCGCACGGTGAGCTGGTCGAGGACCTCGCCCAGCTCGTGCAGCGTGCGCGGACCAAGCGTGTTTGGCCTGGTGTGGTCGCGACCATTGTCGAGTGTGATGAGCGCGAGCGTTTTTCCGCTTGCGAGAGGAACATCCCGAACAAGGCTCTTGGTGATCACTTCGTCGCCGCTTGACTCGAGCAGAGCGGTGAAATCGATAGCAGTGTAATCAGTCATCGTGGTTACTTCTTTCCGCTCTTCTTGCCCGAGTAGTTGGGGTTCTCCCAGATCATGGTGCCGCCCTGACCGAGTCCGATGCACATGGCGGTCAGGCCGTAGCGCACGTCGGGGCGCTCGGCGAACTGGTGGGCGAGCTGATTCATGAGGCGAACACCCGACGAAGCGAGGGGGTGCCCGATGGCGATTGCGCCGCCGTAGGGGTTCACTCGGTCGTCGTCATCGTCAATGCCGAAGTGGTCGAGGAACGAGAGCACCTGGATGGCAAATGCCTCGTTCAGCTCAAAAAGTCCGATGTCGGTGATGCTCATGCCGGCCTTTCGAAGTGCCTTCTCTGTTGAGGGAACCGGGCCGATGCCCATGATCTCCGGTTCAACACCGGCATACGCGAAGCTCACGAGTTTCATCTTTGTTTGGAGCCCAAGCTCCTTCACAGCGTCGCCGCTGGCGAGGATGCACGCGGTGGCACCATCGTTGAGGCCGGAAGCGTTGCCCGCCGTCACCCGACCGTGGGCGCGGAACGGGGTCTTGAGCGCGGCGAGGCCCTCCATCGTGGTCTCCGGGCGTGGTGCCTCATCCCTTGTGGCAAGGCCCCAACCGTTTTCACCGCGGATCGCAACGGGTACCAGGTCCGGCTGAATCTTGTTGTTCTCGTAGGCCGCCGCAACCTTTTGCTGGCTGCGGAGGGCAAAGCGATCAGCGCGTTCCTTGGTGAGGTGGGGGAAGCGATCATGGATGTTCTCAGCGGTCATGCCCATGTTGAGGGCATCCTCACTCACCATACGTTCCGAAAGGAACCGTGGATTTGGGTCTGCCCCAAAGCCCATCGGGTGGCGTCCCATGTGCTCAACACCACCGGCGATGGCAACGTCGTACTGGCCGAAGCCGATGCACGCGCTCATCATGGATGCCGCGGTCATTGCGCCGGCGCACATCCGATCAATGGCAAAACCTGGGACTGATTTTGGCAGTCCCGCAAGCATTGCGGCAGTGCGGCCTAGCGTGAGGCCCTGGTCGCCAACCTGGGTTGTGGCGGCGATTGCTACGTCGTCAATCCGTTCGGTGGGAAGTTGCGGGTTGCGTTCAAGAACACCAACCATGGCCTTGACGACCAAATCGTCGGCCCTGGTATTCCAGAACATTCCCTTTTCGCCTGCTCGGCCGAATGGTGTACGAACACCATCAACAAAAACAACATCGTTTACTGCGGCCACTTTGCCTCCAATGACTGAACCAGATTTCATCCTAGGAACGCGCGAACGGCCCCGGAATTCGTTTCACTCTTCCGACGAACCCTGCTCGTCGTTCGCCGCAGGGTTTTGGCGGATGTCTACAAGAGTATCGGTAATAATCTGTCCTGTTGTTTCAACTTGCCAGGGCCGAGCGCCAAATTCCCGCAGCGCATCCGAAACCGACTCTAGGGTCAGATCCTGCGGCGGATGCCAGCACAGGTGCCGAAGCACTTCCGGCGTCATGAGGTTCTCGACGGGAATGTTGAGCGATTCTGATGGTTCCTTGAGCGCTTCGCGGAGTCGAACGAGTCGCTCGTGTGCCTCCGGGTAGCGCATTTTCCACGTGCGGTGTGGAGGCATGCTGTTGGTATTGCTTGGGCGGAGGACAGGAAGCTCATCAGACTCTCGTCCGGCAAGGATTGCGTTCCACCAGCGATCGATCTCGCGGCGGCTCGCACGCCCATTGAAGGTCTTGAGCGCAGCAAGCTGCCCCTTCGAGCGTGGCATTTCTTGCGCGGCGGCAACGAGCGCCGCATCCGGCACTAACCGGCCAGGTGCCACATCGTCGGCACGGGCAAGCTCATCGCGGGCAAACCAGAGTTCGCGGGCGATGGCAAGATTGCGAAGGCCCGTGATCTTGTGGATGCCCGACATCTTTCGCCACGGCTCCTCAGGCGCTGGCTTCGGTTGTTTATTCAGCGTTTCGGTGAACTCTTCAAAGGCGAAACGTGTTTTGCTGTCCTCGTCGAGGCGCTCGGCAAGCTTCGCCCGCAGAGCAGGCAGGAGCGTCACATCCGCGGCCGCGTAGTTGAGCCAAGGCTCTGGAAGCGGACGCGTCGACCAATCAACGGCAGAATGCTCTTTGGCGAGGTGCACTCCGAGCACATCTTCGACAACCGCGCCGAGACCGACCCTCGGCATGCCGAGGATGCGAGCAGCAAGTTCCGTATCAAAGATGCGAACCGGGTCGAGTCCGAGTTCGCGGAAGCACGGGAGGTCTTGGCTAGCAGCGTGGAAGACCCATTCCTCATTACCAAGCTCGCTTTGCAGCGCACCAAATGAGTCGATACCAACCGGGTCAAAGAGGAACGTGCCAGAACCCTCTCGAAAGAACTGAACGAGGTACGCGCTCTGAGCGTATTTGTAACCGGATGCCCGCTCGGCGTCAACGCCGAGGACTCCCGTGCCGGCGGCCAAGGACTCCACCGCCTGGTGGAACGAATCCTGGTCGGTTACCAGCTGCCAATCATTCACGCGTCATCCTTCTGGATTTCAGGGACGTCACGCCTTCTGCGCTGGGTGGGAGGCCCGCAAGCATACACAGGAGTTCACCCCAGCCCTCAACGTGCGGCCCAATGTTGTGGTCAAGGGGAGACCACGAAGCGCGCAATTCAATTTGTGCGCCGTCTCCCTGTGCCGCTAGCTCGCCAAAGCCAGTCGACAAAATCTTAGTTGAGGTTCCGGAGGCCGCGGTGTAGTTCGCATTGCGGGCGTTGAGGCCGTCAACAAGCCACGACCACGTGACCTCCGCAAGAAACGGATCAAGCCCGATTTCGGTCTCAAGGGGTGCCTGTGCAAAACAGATGGCCCGGAATGGTCCACCCCATTCTTCCGGCTCCTGCGCGTCATAGAGCAGGATGAACCTGCCGGTGCCGTGGGGAGAATCGACCCCGTGCTCGTTGGGATTGATATCGGCCGCGAGCGAAACAGAATGCGGGGCGAGCTTTGCCGGTGCTGGAATCGACCTCACACGCAGATCCGTGCGGTACGTTGCCTTGCGGATAGAATCCAACGCACGAGCGAACTCAGCGGGGACCGATTCTTCACTCTGAGTGCTCACAAATGTCAGACTAAGATTGAAACGTTGCTCCCGAGTGGAGCCACGCCGAGAGTCGACCGAGAGGCGCCCCAATATGATTGCTCAGTTCGAGGCAGGCGGGGCCGTCTGATGACCAAGCAGCGACGAACATCTGGCATTGACGCACAGGCACTGGTTGTTGCCGCCGGGGGACTAGCTGCGGGCGTTGGTGCCATCATGGTTGGTTCTGGCCTCGTTGCACTGCGATTTGCTCGGGCCGTGGTTTCCCGACCAACATCGTCCATCTATGACATTCCAATCGTTGCCTCAGATATCATCGCCGAGACGGTTACTCTTGGCGTGCATCCGGACTGCGTCTTGCCGGGGCACTACACGCTTATCTCCGATAATGGCGACAGTATTTGTCGGATTGGCGAGATCATTGAACGTACAGACACCCGTGTGACCAGGCAACTCATTACGGTGGATTCTGGATCCCCTCGACCCGGTACTCGTGGACGCATCAGCGGTTGGTACTATCTGAATCCGTCGGAGCTTGGTTACCCGTGCCAGGACGTGAACATCGAAACAGAGCTTGGGCCGGCTCCTGCCTGGCGTATCGACGCGAAGAAAGCTTCTCCCCGGTGGGCAATCCACGTCCACGGTCGGGGAGTGCAGCGCCCCGAAGCCATAAGGGGCGTACCACCGTTCAGGGAGGCCGGCTATACCAACCTCGTGGTTTCCTACCGAAACGACGGGGATGCTCCAGATGCGCCGGGCAAACAGTACTCGCTCGGTGATACTGAATGGCGCGACGTCGACAGCGCGATTTCATATGCGCGAGCAAACGGCGCGACATCGATCGTGCTTTTTGGCTGGTCGATGGGCGGTGCCACGGTGCTGCAGACGTTACTCAGGTCTCAGCAGGCCAGTGTCATCAGGGGCCTGGTTCTCGATTCGCCGGTGATTGATTGGTATGAGTCGCTGAGGGTTCTCGCTGCAGAGAAACACTTACCGCCGACCATCCAAAACTGGGCATTCGATCTGCTCTCGACCGGATTGTTTCGAGCAACCCAACCGGCGGCCATTAACTTGCGCGCGCTCAACATGGTTGAGCGGGCAGACGAACTGACCGTGCCGATACTACTCATGCACAGCGACGACGACGGATTCATCACCTCAGCACCGTCACGGGCGCTTGCACAGCGCCGCCAAGACATTGTCACGTTTGTGCCGTTTCGCGTGGCAAGGCACACGAAGCTGTGGAATTTCGATCGCAACGGGTGGGCGTCATCCATCCGGAGCTGGATCACGTCAACAGGTATCAACACATAGCGTTGGCTAAGCCCGATCAGCCAGTTGCTGGCGCACCGCCCGCTTGATGCGCCCAAGGATGCCGAGCATGCCTCTGATGCGTAGGGGAGAGACCGCCTCGGTCAGCCCGATCATGTACGGAAAGTCGTCGGGCACTGCGAGCAGTTCGTCGGCGGTGAGCCCGTCAAGGCCCTGCGCCAGAATAGATGCGAACCCTCTGGTGGTTGGGGCCTCGGCCGGTGCCATCGCGTAGAGGTGGAAAATGCCCTCGTCAGTGACCTCTGGAAATATAAACACGGGAGCCTGGCACTCTTCGACCCGCTCAAACAGATCGGGGTGATCCTGGTAGCGCTCCGGAAGTTCCGGCAACTCATTCGAAAACTCAAGTAGCAACTGGAGGCGGTCGCGAATTTCGAGCGCGAGGAAGTCTTCTTGGATGGCGCTCAGCGCTGGTGGCAGTGTTGTGTCAGACATCGCTTCTATCGTAACGTTCGTGGAATACAAAACGGTTCGTGGGGTGCAAATGATTGCGCCCCACGAACCGAATGGTGTGGAAACTGGTCTGGCTAAGCCGGAACTTCTCCGCGGGCTTCGCCCTTTACGATGGGGACGCGAACCGCGCTGCCCCATTCGGTCCACGAACCGTCGTAGTTGCGAACGTTGTCGAACCCGAGCAGGTGGGTGAGCACAAACCAGGTGTGGCTTGAACGCTCGCCGATGCGGCAGTACACCACAACGTCGTCGCCCTCGCTCAGGCCAGCACCGTCACGGTAGAGGGCGTTGAGCTCATCGAGGGGACGGAAGGTTCCGTCTTCGGCCGCAGCCTTTGCCCACGGCACGCTCGCAGCGGTGGGGATGTGGCCGGCG
The DNA window shown above is from Lysinibacter cavernae and carries:
- the dxs gene encoding 1-deoxy-D-xylulose-5-phosphate synthase encodes the protein MSLLQRISGPRDLDQLSLDELEQLAAEIREFLITEVAKSGGHLGPNLGVVETTIALHRVFNSPNDPIVFDTGHQSYVHKLLTGRQDFSRLRLRGGLAGYPQRSESPHDIVESSHASSSLSWADGISRAFAQTGQDDRYVVAVVGDGALTGGMTWEALNNISDDNARNLVIVVNDNGRSYAPTIGGMARFLNGVRTQRTYRDLQRSSEKAFNRMGKAGRSLYRGVRGGMHGFLSRFTDNESLYSNLDIKYVGPVDGHDIRAMEEALKQAKHYGQPVIVHVITEKGRGYEPARLDEADQFHAVGKIDPSSGLPIGSSQGQSWTSVFSDEIVSIAEQNKRVIGITAAMLRPTGLHAFAERFPDRVYDVGIAEQHAVTSAAGLAYGGLHPVVAMYATFMNRAFDQVLMDVALHKAGVTFVLDRAGVTGPDGPSHHGVWDLAILQVVPGIRIASPRDAVRLREVLGEAVAVDNAPTVIRFPKGTAQAELPAIRRTSDGVDVLHEDAKRDVLLVSVGSMAAVALDVAARLADQGIGSTAIDPRWVVPVADSVIELAAQHRLVISIEDGVRVGGIGTRIRQDLRRAGVDTAVTELGLPDEFLDHATREEILEDAGLTAQQIARDVVAQVLGSKIPVARPLPGEVPTTTATIGIHKEA
- a CDS encoding MerR family transcriptional regulator gives rise to the protein MSITQAGLSISKMAEATGVSAHTLRYYEREGLLLYSIGRAQSTHRQYHEQDVAWVIFLTKLRSTGMSIAQIRTYTELARQGEGTQAARLQLLVEHRAIVSAHLAETQASLAAIEYKIDVYARKVATQ
- a CDS encoding aldo/keto reductase; its protein translation is MKHIKLGSQGLEVARIGLGCMGMSAFYTGSGQNEAESLRTIHRAIDLGVTLFDTAEMYGPHTNEVLLGRALNDRRDEVTIATKFGIVPNNGASGRGYDGSPANVRRSIEGSLQRLGVDAVDLYYLHRVDPSTPIEDTVGAMGELVAEGKVKYLGLSEAAPETIRRAHATHPLTAVQTEYSLWTRDPEAEVLPTVRELGIGFVPYSPLGRGFLTGAIRSVDQLDENDFRRFNPRFEGDSLQANIRIVEQVEAVAQQVDAMPGQVALAWLLAQGEDIAPIPGTKQVRYLEQNVAADAVTLTPDQLAALNAVAAPVGERYPDMSSINR
- a CDS encoding 3-hydroxyacyl-CoA dehydrogenase NAD-binding domain-containing protein, whose product is MTDYTAIDFTALLESSGDEVITKSLVRDVPLASGKTLALITLDNGRDHTRPNTLGPRTLHELGEVLDQLTVRVKAGEIQGVAVTGKPYFLAAGADLSKVSELSDRETALQMGQLGHFVLGKLSHLGVPSFVFINGLALGGGTEIALNADYRTVDKNIPALGLPEVFLGLIPGWGGATILPNLIGIENALNVVISNPLKNNRMLKGAEVLELGIADAMFDSVNFLEDSLRWADGVLSGTVKVTRPNEPGKLERIGKWDIAIKVAKGQLESRIGTVAKSPYKALELLKAAKDNDRVKGFEREDEALTELMTGDQFHASMYAFNLVQKRAKRPAGAPDAALAHKITKVGVIGAGLMASQFALLFVRRLRVPVVIADLDQGRVDKGLAYINEEIDKLAAKGRISPDERNRLSALVTGTTDKADFADCDWVIEAVFEELEIKQNVFADVEQYISPEAILATNTSSLSVEQIGAKLKHPERLVGFHFFNPVAVMPLIEVVNTPQTNEESLSTAMVIAKKLRKTAVITRDTPGFVVNRVLAKLLGEAMHAIDNGTPFEVVDHALDSFGLPMTPFELLELVGLKVGAHVLDTHHAAFPDRFYRSENLHKLAEYGKILERDGKGKIKGIDKGALKIVAKGGVTEWNSPLAGNTALTGDEILTRVQDGLADEIHRMLEDDVVHAAEDIDLCMIMGAGWPFQMGGATPYLDRVGASERVFGATFHNPPIRGIH
- a CDS encoding thiolase family protein; protein product: MKSGSVIGGKVAAVNDVVFVDGVRTPFGRAGEKGMFWNTRADDLVVKAMVGVLERNPQLPTERIDDVAIAATTQVGDQGLTLGRTAAMLAGLPKSVPGFAIDRMCAGAMTAASMMSACIGFGQYDVAIAGGVEHMGRHPMGFGADPNPRFLSERMVSEDALNMGMTAENIHDRFPHLTKERADRFALRSQQKVAAAYENNKIQPDLVPVAIRGENGWGLATRDEAPRPETTMEGLAALKTPFRAHGRVTAGNASGLNDGATACILASGDAVKELGLQTKMKLVSFAYAGVEPEIMGIGPVPSTEKALRKAGMSITDIGLFELNEAFAIQVLSFLDHFGIDDDDDRVNPYGGAIAIGHPLASSGVRLMNQLAHQFAERPDVRYGLTAMCIGLGQGGTMIWENPNYSGKKSGKK
- a CDS encoding HRDC domain-containing protein; its protein translation is MNDWQLVTDQDSFHQAVESLAAGTGVLGVDAERASGYKYAQSAYLVQFFREGSGTFLFDPVGIDSFGALQSELGNEEWVFHAASQDLPCFRELGLDPVRIFDTELAARILGMPRVGLGAVVEDVLGVHLAKEHSAVDWSTRPLPEPWLNYAAADVTLLPALRAKLAERLDEDSKTRFAFEEFTETLNKQPKPAPEEPWRKMSGIHKITGLRNLAIARELWFARDELARADDVAPGRLVPDAALVAAAQEMPRSKGQLAALKTFNGRASRREIDRWWNAILAGRESDELPVLRPSNTNSMPPHRTWKMRYPEAHERLVRLREALKEPSESLNIPVENLMTPEVLRHLCWHPPQDLTLESVSDALREFGARPWQVETTGQIITDTLVDIRQNPAANDEQGSSEE
- a CDS encoding DUF3000 family protein, with translation MSTQSEESVPAEFARALDSIRKATYRTDLRVRSIPAPAKLAPHSVSLAADINPNEHGVDSPHGTGRFILLYDAQEPEEWGGPFRAICFAQAPLETEIGLDPFLAEVTWSWLVDGLNARNANYTAASGTSTKILSTGFGELAAQGDGAQIELRASWSPLDHNIGPHVEGWGELLCMLAGLPPSAEGVTSLKSRRMTRE
- a CDS encoding alpha/beta hydrolase family protein, with the translated sequence MTKQRRTSGIDAQALVVAAGGLAAGVGAIMVGSGLVALRFARAVVSRPTSSIYDIPIVASDIIAETVTLGVHPDCVLPGHYTLISDNGDSICRIGEIIERTDTRVTRQLITVDSGSPRPGTRGRISGWYYLNPSELGYPCQDVNIETELGPAPAWRIDAKKASPRWAIHVHGRGVQRPEAIRGVPPFREAGYTNLVVSYRNDGDAPDAPGKQYSLGDTEWRDVDSAISYARANGATSIVLFGWSMGGATVLQTLLRSQQASVIRGLVLDSPVIDWYESLRVLAAEKHLPPTIQNWAFDLLSTGLFRATQPAAINLRALNMVERADELTVPILLMHSDDDGFITSAPSRALAQRRQDIVTFVPFRVARHTKLWNFDRNGWASSIRSWITSTGINT
- a CDS encoding SufE family protein, which gives rise to MSDTTLPPALSAIQEDFLALEIRDRLQLLLEFSNELPELPERYQDHPDLFERVEECQAPVFIFPEVTDEGIFHLYAMAPAEAPTTRGFASILAQGLDGLTADELLAVPDDFPYMIGLTEAVSPLRIRGMLGILGRIKRAVRQQLADRA